One Micavibrio aeruginosavorus ARL-13 genomic window carries:
- a CDS encoding flagellar hook assembly protein FlgD has product MTSDVTLTGAAQGVAKTQTQSIKLAEDFSQFLTLLTTQLQNQDPMNPMDSTEFTNQLVQFSQVEQAINTNQKLDDLLSLQLGSISSVALGYVGMDVTYTSAEMNWDGAKPVDIYYNLESGAKVAKANIYNENGDLVRSMEIPKAAGPQQATWDGKDDDGNAVPEGTYSLKIDAVGTDDKPITEIATAVSGNVRGIESQNGVIFLLIGQRAVALNTVIQAKTATTPEVTPPTTTPDDGTDTGDTEAPDGEDTA; this is encoded by the coding sequence ATGACAAGTGATGTAACATTAACAGGAGCGGCACAGGGCGTTGCGAAAACGCAAACCCAGTCCATTAAACTGGCGGAAGATTTTTCCCAGTTCCTGACCCTGTTGACCACACAGCTGCAGAACCAAGACCCGATGAACCCGATGGACTCCACCGAGTTCACGAACCAGTTGGTTCAGTTCAGCCAGGTTGAACAGGCCATCAACACCAACCAAAAACTGGATGACCTGCTCTCCTTGCAACTGGGCAGCATTTCCAGCGTTGCATTGGGTTATGTCGGCATGGATGTGACCTACACCAGCGCCGAAATGAACTGGGACGGCGCAAAACCGGTCGATATTTACTACAACCTGGAATCCGGTGCGAAAGTCGCAAAAGCCAACATCTACAACGAAAATGGTGATTTGGTCCGCAGCATGGAAATACCGAAAGCCGCTGGCCCGCAACAAGCCACATGGGACGGTAAAGACGATGACGGCAACGCGGTTCCGGAAGGAACATACAGCCTGAAAATTGATGCCGTTGGCACCGATGATAAACCAATCACCGAAATCGCCACCGCCGTATCCGGCAACGTGCGCGGTATCGAATCTCAAAACGGCGTCATCTTCCTGTTGATCGGTCAGCGCGCCGTCGCCCTGAACACCGTGATCCAGGCAAAAACCGCCACCACGCCAGAAGTAACCCCGCCGACGACAACGCCGGATGATGGAACGGATACTGGCGACACGGAAGCACCGGATGGGGAGGACACCGCATGA
- a CDS encoding flagellar hook-length control protein FliK, translating into MTTEISMQITPQARQSALTGAGLTGSGLAGNGMGGALSFIDLIFTQISPDGGMALTQESQKQNAQNIQDGMIDAQTVLLDTSATTIINTRPTQINADTTLNTDQGDDVIGMLVNDAPLSEEAAAFLETLAQALRQNNPDAPPSNDIPRITELTPESRKTLLSRLETLIQGLPLDDQTITLPKTSSDTLSIDAQTIADAQQALIATGLTPEDITKIVQDIHDGRDLTNETEGAALLSVIINILPPQSGSSARKAQDIVIMPRSGNPVTNTTTPPKSTGTNTNAGEPTVQSSLNDLLVNPEETTFVEDDGLVAGGKTKGFDEILRLMEAAQSNGNTKMAAGLEKALAAVQSGTSPSAALSAQGMDFMNGLGSLINDGSLDGVFPDGAEWARNLNGLSGLSITGTASLTSLVTSSANPAAPHPATQAVAIAITKTAQANSDSTLSMRLDPPDLGKLEVHVRFSKDKSMKAHMVIEKPETFLMLQRDSSVLERSLQEAGIDTGNGGLSFELADQSHDWSRDGNGRGYEGGAGRNGKGADDGEQEIVIESTMNWYTDAATGMQRYDILA; encoded by the coding sequence ATGACGACAGAGATCAGTATGCAGATAACCCCACAAGCCAGACAATCCGCCCTGACGGGTGCGGGACTGACTGGCTCTGGCTTGGCTGGCAACGGCATGGGCGGCGCGCTGTCTTTTATCGACCTGATTTTTACGCAGATTAGCCCGGACGGTGGCATGGCCTTAACGCAGGAAAGCCAGAAGCAAAACGCACAAAACATCCAAGACGGCATGATTGATGCCCAAACCGTTTTGCTCGACACGTCCGCCACCACCATCATCAACACACGTCCGACGCAAATCAACGCCGATACAACACTGAATACGGATCAGGGCGATGACGTCATCGGGATGCTGGTAAACGACGCCCCGTTGAGCGAGGAAGCCGCAGCCTTTCTGGAAACACTGGCTCAGGCTCTGCGCCAGAATAATCCTGACGCGCCACCATCCAATGATATCCCACGGATTACAGAGCTGACCCCGGAGTCGCGAAAAACCCTGCTCTCCCGTCTGGAAACGCTGATTCAAGGACTGCCGCTGGATGATCAGACCATCACACTGCCGAAAACATCCAGTGATACGCTCAGCATCGATGCCCAGACAATTGCCGATGCGCAGCAGGCGCTGATCGCCACCGGATTGACACCGGAAGATATTACAAAAATTGTACAGGACATCCATGATGGCCGCGATCTGACCAATGAAACGGAAGGCGCAGCCCTGCTGTCCGTCATTATCAACATCCTGCCGCCGCAATCCGGATCCTCCGCGCGCAAGGCGCAGGATATTGTGATTATGCCGCGCTCCGGCAATCCGGTGACCAACACGACAACGCCGCCCAAATCCACAGGCACCAATACCAACGCTGGCGAACCGACCGTACAATCTTCGCTCAATGATCTTCTGGTCAATCCGGAGGAAACAACCTTCGTTGAAGATGATGGCCTGGTCGCAGGTGGAAAAACCAAAGGATTTGACGAAATTCTGCGCCTGATGGAAGCCGCGCAGAGCAACGGCAATACGAAAATGGCCGCAGGGCTTGAAAAAGCCCTGGCCGCCGTACAATCCGGCACATCCCCCTCCGCCGCACTCAGCGCCCAGGGCATGGATTTCATGAACGGCCTGGGCAGCCTGATCAATGACGGCTCTCTGGACGGTGTATTTCCGGATGGCGCGGAATGGGCCCGCAACCTGAATGGCCTCAGCGGCCTGAGCATTACGGGAACGGCAAGTTTGACCTCTCTGGTCACCAGCTCGGCAAATCCTGCCGCCCCGCACCCGGCAACACAGGCCGTCGCCATCGCGATTACGAAAACCGCCCAAGCCAACAGCGACAGCACCCTGTCCATGCGTCTGGACCCGCCAGACCTTGGAAAGCTTGAGGTTCACGTGCGTTTTTCGAAGGACAAGTCGATGAAAGCGCACATGGTTATCGAAAAACCGGAAACTTTTTTGATGCTGCAACGCGATTCCAGCGTTCTGGAACGATCCTTGCAAGAGGCAGGTATAGACACCGGGAATGGTGGGTTGAGTTTCGAACTGGCCGACCAATCCCATGACTGGAGCCGAGACGGAAATGGCCGCGGATACGAAGGCGGCGCAGGACGGAACGGCAAAGGCGCGGACGATGGCGAACAAGAGATCGTTATTGAAAGCACGATGAATTGGTACACCGACGCCGCGACCGGCATGCAGCGTTACGACATTCTGGCTTAA
- a CDS encoding S49 family peptidase, translating to MNRNMNAHDDFDRDDHGDFERDNGRDDPPMINVKKAEGLPVIGPLLARIFDKGPRVAVVRLSGVLTDMGGMRKNTLSYARVSKAVEKAFAVRGVRAVALVINSPGGAPAQASLIAGLVRQLADEKDIPVFAFVEDVAASGGYWLACAGDKIYAQDCSIVGSIGVISAGFGMDRFISKFGITRRLYTAGRDKSMLDPFSPEKPEDVERLKDLQAGIHEQFIDWVRSRRGDAIRGSGPELFEGRFWIGRPAIDLGLIDGIGDVRGVMREKFGPDVRLIETTAKPPFVPAFLAARSGGIAFDETALVDGAIAAVEDRALWSRYGL from the coding sequence ATGAATCGAAACATGAACGCACATGATGATTTTGACCGGGATGACCATGGGGATTTTGAACGCGACAATGGCCGCGACGATCCCCCAATGATCAATGTGAAGAAGGCCGAAGGCTTGCCCGTCATCGGGCCGCTTCTGGCCAGGATTTTCGATAAGGGGCCACGTGTGGCCGTTGTACGCTTGTCCGGCGTTCTGACCGATATGGGCGGGATGCGGAAAAACACCCTGTCCTATGCCCGGGTGTCCAAGGCGGTGGAGAAGGCGTTCGCCGTGCGCGGTGTTCGTGCCGTGGCTTTGGTCATCAATTCCCCCGGCGGGGCACCGGCGCAGGCCTCGCTGATCGCCGGGCTGGTGCGTCAGCTGGCCGATGAAAAGGACATTCCCGTTTTCGCGTTTGTCGAGGATGTGGCTGCATCGGGCGGGTACTGGCTCGCCTGTGCCGGGGATAAAATTTACGCGCAGGATTGTTCGATTGTCGGGTCCATCGGCGTGATTTCCGCCGGCTTTGGTATGGATCGGTTTATTTCCAAATTCGGGATTACCCGTCGCCTTTACACGGCGGGACGGGATAAATCCATGCTCGATCCGTTTTCCCCAGAAAAGCCAGAGGATGTTGAGCGTCTGAAAGACCTTCAGGCGGGCATCCATGAACAGTTTATCGACTGGGTTCGCTCCCGCCGGGGCGATGCCATCCGCGGGTCGGGGCCGGAATTGTTCGAAGGCCGCTTCTGGATCGGTCGGCCTGCCATCGATCTGGGCCTGATCGACGGGATCGGCGATGTGCGCGGCGTGATGCGCGAAAAATTTGGCCCCGATGTGCGATTGATTGAAACCACCGCAAAGCCGCCATTCGTTCCCGCGTTTCTGGCGGCGCGCAGTGGTGGGATTGCATTTGATGAAACCGCTTTGGTCGATGGCGCAATAGCTGCGGTCGAAGATCGCGCCCTCTGGTCCCGCTACGGATTATAA
- a CDS encoding flagellar protein FlgN, producing the protein MSTQSKNFEPAITLPADPARAMQEMMETIDSLRAVYVEENEALNAARTRDFMALQPRKLETTRAYHDGISQMIARKNDFLNVHPDLKSLFRQKQEAFTVVAEENMEALDRMRRSVNRLNERIMAAARKSMERDGVNYGAHGKMKGYQSTAPMTLNESA; encoded by the coding sequence ATGAGCACACAATCGAAAAATTTTGAACCCGCAATCACCCTGCCCGCCGACCCGGCCCGCGCCATGCAGGAAATGATGGAAACCATCGACAGCCTGCGCGCTGTTTACGTCGAGGAAAATGAAGCCCTGAACGCCGCGCGCACGCGCGATTTCATGGCCTTGCAACCACGCAAACTGGAAACCACTCGCGCCTATCACGACGGCATCAGCCAGATGATCGCACGCAAGAATGATTTCCTGAACGTTCATCCGGATTTGAAAAGCCTGTTCCGTCAGAAACAGGAAGCCTTCACCGTCGTGGCCGAAGAAAACATGGAAGCACTGGACCGTATGCGCCGCAGCGTGAACCGCCTGAATGAACGCATCATGGCGGCAGCCCGCAAATCGATGGAACGTGACGGCGTGAATTACGGTGCCCACGGCAAGATGAAGGGTTACCAGAGCACCGCCCCAATGACCCTGAACGAATCTGCGTAA
- a CDS encoding flagellin N-terminal helical domain-containing protein, producing the protein MTNDVVLTAALRTNLLSLQNTQSLIDITQNRLATGKKINSALDGPQAFFASQALNNRASDLGRLLDSIGQSIQVIKAADNGVTALTTMVEQADALVTSAREEVANAQAEAKVTGTKDLRNIDDLRAIVGWPADALTRVSFTLTTKEGIARPTGEFATPLVTGATTNIDVAAGTSTQEFVARLNSIVDADGNHVIKAEIDAKGQLSVKTTNGDSLNLNFTTTTNDDVTNLGLANALGFGDQVRIIDNGPGDTNVSVTAIADTALRSVALHTGTTPPVIAQRSALLNDLRNASGTPLFDVDTTDTYDIAINGGAAQSINLNGLSLQGFIDAINNNGSLNTKIKAEFDEETGQLSIRPIDGSVKSITLGATGDAGDGVEANFGFGTTDIDIGAAGSIAEHITFGDSVATLAKLEADYNKLREQIDALVTNGDTGYRGTNLLFGDDLLTVFNEDRTSTITTEGVTFTADGLGLDVADFSRIDTVEASIENVREALETVRNFGSTLANDLSVIQARQTFTSSMVTTLKEGSALLVNADQNEEGAKLLALQTRQQLGVTALSLASQSQQAILRLFG; encoded by the coding sequence ATGACCAACGATGTCGTATTGACCGCAGCCTTGCGCACAAACCTGCTGTCGCTGCAGAACACGCAAAGCCTGATCGATATTACCCAGAACCGTTTGGCCACGGGGAAGAAGATCAACTCCGCTCTGGATGGCCCGCAAGCGTTCTTCGCCTCTCAGGCGCTGAACAACCGCGCCAGCGATCTGGGCCGCCTGCTGGACTCCATTGGCCAGTCTATCCAGGTGATTAAAGCCGCCGACAACGGCGTCACCGCTTTGACCACCATGGTGGAACAAGCCGACGCCCTGGTCACCAGCGCCCGCGAAGAAGTGGCGAATGCACAAGCAGAAGCGAAAGTGACCGGAACAAAAGACTTGCGCAATATTGACGATCTGCGCGCCATTGTCGGTTGGCCAGCAGATGCCCTAACCCGTGTATCCTTCACACTCACCACAAAAGAAGGCATTGCACGACCAACTGGCGAATTCGCAACACCGTTAGTAACTGGCGCAACAACGAACATTGATGTGGCAGCAGGAACGTCCACACAAGAGTTTGTGGCACGACTGAACAGCATTGTTGACGCTGACGGCAATCACGTCATCAAGGCCGAGATTGATGCCAAAGGACAGCTGTCCGTTAAAACAACAAACGGCGACAGCTTAAACCTTAACTTCACAACAACAACAAACGACGATGTGACAAATCTTGGACTGGCAAATGCACTTGGCTTTGGCGATCAAGTCAGAATCATCGATAACGGCCCCGGTGACACAAACGTCAGCGTAACAGCCATTGCCGATACAGCTCTGCGATCTGTTGCATTGCATACCGGAACCACACCCCCGGTTATCGCTCAACGCAGTGCGCTGTTGAACGATCTGCGAAATGCATCCGGAACACCACTGTTTGACGTTGACACCACAGATACGTACGACATTGCCATTAACGGAGGTGCCGCACAGTCTATCAACCTGAACGGATTGAGCCTGCAAGGCTTCATTGACGCCATTAATAACAACGGCTCTTTGAATACAAAAATCAAAGCTGAATTCGATGAGGAAACTGGCCAGCTCTCAATTCGTCCAATCGACGGCTCTGTAAAGAGCATTACATTGGGCGCAACTGGTGATGCTGGTGACGGTGTCGAAGCTAACTTTGGCTTTGGAACGACCGATATTGACATCGGCGCAGCCGGAAGCATCGCAGAGCACATTACGTTCGGTGACTCCGTTGCAACATTGGCCAAGCTGGAAGCCGACTACAACAAACTGCGTGAACAGATCGATGCGCTGGTTACAAACGGCGACACGGGCTACCGTGGCACGAACTTGCTGTTCGGGGATGATCTGCTGACCGTCTTCAACGAAGACCGCACCAGTACTATCACAACCGAAGGTGTGACCTTTACCGCCGATGGCCTGGGTCTGGACGTTGCCGACTTCTCCCGTATCGACACGGTCGAAGCCAGCATTGAAAACGTTCGCGAAGCGCTGGAAACCGTGCGGAACTTTGGTTCCACACTGGCCAACGATTTGTCGGTTATCCAAGCCCGTCAAACATTCACCAGCTCGATGGTTACAACGTTGAAAGAGGGTTCCGCCCTGCTGGTCAACGCGGACCAAAACGAAGAAGGTGCGAAATTGCTGGCACTGCAAACACGTCAACAGCTGGGCGTTACCGCCCTGTCGCTGGCGTCGCAGTCCCAACAGGCTATCCTGCGTCTGTTCGGTTAA
- a CDS encoding flagellar hook-basal body complex protein, giving the protein MSLFGSLFTGVSGLGAQSQSTAMIANNIANVSTVGFKRSEAAFYSLVTSEGRSSRYSPGTVAVNRVQRVNQQGPIQQTGSTTDAAISGNGMFTVKRDTTAGQEFLYTRSGSFSEDAQGLLRNTAGFVMYAWPLDANGNLPANQGDLTSLVPADVAFLGGLTRPTTSGEISLTLNANEIDAKLGNISTTPADFTRGLTVYDSLGSAQVLTFEYTKTYGPQGTSAGTVSDLSATDNLVTDLGMTVGNSFSVATDAGGPATFTVTSTSTVNDILNFVNGIPGAEAFLGNDGELVFQRTEFEGGAAQTLTVTNVSGTPLTALGMTAGTYASNDLTTATAIATGTVGGLVDGTPGPATTLASLGLVTGNTLTIDLDGAGAPVTFTVDTGDANFDDVQDILDFIDGVTGVPGSAIINGSGQLEITHSNASPNDAIIGFGGVNVAGALGLSTTQTYFAAGFGNGSPADSPPYSSGGYPAMQSLPGDANYNSRGWWNVRVVHPNGTTLSNGLMNFNGDGSMNALPDSNGNIDLNLTQIDWGNGSTLQNIDIDVERFNSFAGQYNVIFSDQNGAELGLRTGVELTRDGYVVARFSNGASARLYKVPLVTFSNINGLTEVSGTAYAESELSGEENLREAGTGGAGFLEPSTIESSNVDLADEFAKLIVSQRAFSANSKIITTVDQMTEELLRLR; this is encoded by the coding sequence ATGAGCTTGTTTGGATCCCTTTTCACCGGCGTATCTGGTCTTGGTGCACAATCGCAATCCACGGCCATGATCGCCAACAACATCGCCAACGTCAGCACGGTCGGCTTCAAACGCTCCGAAGCCGCGTTCTACAGCTTGGTTACATCCGAAGGCCGTTCTTCCCGTTATTCACCGGGTACGGTTGCGGTAAACCGCGTACAACGCGTGAACCAACAGGGCCCAATTCAACAAACCGGCTCCACCACGGACGCCGCCATCTCCGGTAACGGGATGTTCACTGTAAAACGCGATACCACGGCTGGTCAGGAATTCCTGTACACCCGTTCCGGGTCGTTCAGTGAAGACGCACAGGGGTTGCTGCGCAACACCGCCGGTTTCGTTATGTATGCATGGCCACTGGATGCCAACGGCAACCTGCCTGCCAACCAGGGGGATTTGACGTCTCTGGTTCCGGCTGACGTTGCGTTCCTTGGCGGACTGACCCGTCCGACCACGTCCGGTGAAATTTCCCTGACGCTGAACGCGAACGAGATCGATGCCAAACTGGGCAACATCTCCACCACCCCGGCGGACTTCACCCGCGGCCTGACCGTGTATGACAGCCTCGGTTCCGCACAGGTTCTGACGTTCGAATACACCAAAACCTACGGCCCGCAAGGGACGTCGGCTGGCACGGTGTCTGACCTGTCCGCGACGGACAATCTGGTCACGGACCTCGGCATGACCGTCGGCAACAGCTTCTCGGTTGCAACGGATGCGGGCGGCCCGGCCACGTTTACCGTGACGTCCACATCGACGGTGAATGACATCCTGAACTTCGTCAACGGCATTCCGGGGGCTGAAGCCTTCCTGGGCAACGACGGAGAACTGGTGTTCCAACGCACTGAATTTGAAGGTGGTGCGGCCCAAACACTGACCGTTACCAACGTATCCGGTACGCCGTTAACGGCTCTGGGTATGACAGCCGGAACCTATGCCTCCAACGACCTGACCACGGCGACAGCCATCGCCACGGGCACGGTTGGCGGTCTGGTCGATGGCACACCGGGTCCGGCCACCACGCTGGCCTCTCTGGGGCTTGTGACGGGTAACACCTTAACCATCGACCTGGACGGCGCAGGCGCACCGGTAACGTTTACAGTGGATACTGGCGACGCCAACTTTGATGACGTTCAGGACATTCTGGACTTTATTGACGGTGTAACCGGCGTACCGGGATCGGCGATTATCAACGGCTCCGGCCAATTGGAAATCACCCACTCCAACGCATCCCCGAACGACGCCATTATTGGCTTCGGTGGTGTAAACGTCGCTGGCGCACTGGGTTTGAGCACAACGCAAACCTACTTCGCTGCTGGTTTCGGTAACGGATCTCCGGCGGACTCACCGCCGTACAGTTCCGGTGGCTATCCGGCCATGCAAAGCCTGCCAGGTGATGCGAATTACAACAGCCGCGGCTGGTGGAACGTTCGCGTTGTTCATCCGAACGGCACGACCCTGTCCAACGGCCTGATGAACTTCAATGGCGACGGTTCGATGAACGCGCTGCCGGACTCCAACGGCAACATCGACCTGAACCTGACCCAGATCGACTGGGGCAACGGCTCAACCCTGCAGAACATCGACATTGATGTTGAACGCTTCAACAGCTTTGCCGGCCAGTACAACGTGATCTTCTCCGACCAGAACGGGGCCGAACTGGGCCTGCGGACTGGGGTGGAGCTGACACGGGATGGCTACGTCGTCGCCCGCTTCTCGAACGGTGCGTCGGCACGCCTGTACAAGGTTCCGCTGGTGACGTTCTCCAACATCAACGGCCTGACCGAAGTATCCGGTACGGCCTACGCGGAAAGCGAATTGTCAGGTGAGGAAAACTTGCGTGAAGCCGGAACCGGCGGCGCAGGCTTCCTGGAACCCTCGACAATCGAATCCTCGAACGTTGACCTGGCCGATGAATTCGCGAAGCTGATTGTCAGCCAGCGGGCCTTCTCAGCCAACAGCAAAATCATCACCACGGTGGACCAGATGACCGAAGAGCTTCTGAGACTCCGATAA
- a CDS encoding GNAT family N-acetyltransferase, giving the protein MAETITIRMAVDADGAALNALRPRMDRVRDDRYFAQCMGEIAAERRVMFVAEMGGTIVGYVMLNRQSRYQPFRSAGIYEIQDLYVLPDHRRDGVGEQLVQSCEDHARSENCDMIGLAVGLHAGFGSAQRLYVRRGYVPDGFGLVYDMDRVAEGAFVCVDDDLNLMMVKDL; this is encoded by the coding sequence ATGGCCGAAACAATCACAATCCGTATGGCTGTTGATGCCGATGGGGCCGCTTTAAACGCCCTGCGCCCGCGCATGGACCGCGTGCGGGATGATCGGTATTTCGCACAATGTATGGGCGAAATTGCCGCCGAACGCCGGGTGATGTTCGTGGCCGAAATGGGCGGCACCATCGTCGGGTATGTCATGCTGAACCGTCAATCGCGCTATCAACCTTTCCGCAGTGCCGGAATTTATGAAATTCAGGATCTCTACGTCCTGCCCGACCATCGCCGGGACGGCGTGGGCGAACAACTGGTGCAATCATGCGAAGACCATGCGCGATCAGAAAACTGCGACATGATCGGACTGGCCGTCGGCCTTCATGCCGGGTTCGGATCAGCCCAACGCCTGTATGTCCGGCGCGGGTATGTGCCGGATGGGTTTGGTCTGGTCTATGACATGGACCGCGTGGCCGAGGGTGCGTTTGTGTGCGTCGATGATGATTTGAATTTGATGATGGTGAAAGACCTTTAA
- a CDS encoding tRNA1(Val) (adenine(37)-N6)-methyltransferase — translation MKAAPEEIYVLNQSVRLLQPGEGGFRTSLDSVMLAAACPAKAGDRVLDLGCGVGGAIFCVLKRLAGVFGCGIEIQDEYVELARKNAALNNNTDRCEFIHGNIAEFEVSDPKQRFDHVIFNPPFMEAGTWTPSPDTGRATALGHADFDLDIGVWVDCAFRNLKSGGSMTIIHRADRTDEIIQAMCGRTGNRRFGAVEIFPLWPRMGQAAKRVVIRAVKDRKTPATLHAGLVLHEANGEYTEKADAVLRNGERLF, via the coding sequence ATGAAAGCCGCACCTGAAGAGATTTATGTCCTCAACCAATCCGTCCGTCTGTTGCAACCGGGTGAGGGTGGGTTCCGCACGTCTTTGGATTCCGTGATGCTGGCCGCTGCGTGTCCGGCGAAGGCGGGCGACCGGGTGCTGGACCTTGGATGCGGGGTTGGTGGAGCGATTTTCTGTGTTCTCAAACGCTTGGCCGGTGTGTTTGGCTGCGGGATTGAGATTCAGGATGAATATGTTGAATTGGCACGAAAAAATGCGGCCCTGAATAACAATACGGATCGGTGCGAATTTATTCATGGCAATATTGCTGAATTCGAAGTTTCTGATCCAAAACAACGATTTGACCATGTGATCTTCAACCCACCTTTTATGGAGGCGGGAACGTGGACTCCATCGCCCGATACGGGCCGCGCCACGGCGCTGGGCCATGCGGATTTTGATCTGGATATCGGCGTGTGGGTGGATTGCGCGTTCCGGAATTTGAAATCCGGCGGGTCGATGACCATCATCCACCGCGCCGACCGGACCGATGAAATCATTCAGGCCATGTGTGGGCGGACGGGCAACCGGCGGTTCGGCGCGGTGGAAATTTTCCCCCTCTGGCCACGCATGGGGCAGGCGGCCAAGCGGGTCGTCATCCGGGCGGTCAAGGATCGGAAGACCCCGGCAACCCTGCATGCCGGGTTGGTCCTGCACGAAGCCAATGGTGAGTATACGGAAAAAGCGGACGCCGTGTTACGAAACGGTGAACGGTTATTCTGA
- a CDS encoding glycine--tRNA ligase — MSVAQEKTTAEIANSVKDMKEIVALCKRRGFVFPASDIYGGLNGFWDYGPLGVELKNNLRDLWWKWMVTCPPVGPDGQPVDIVGIDSSIIQNPKTWEASGHVGGFSDPMVDCRETKLRYRADHLIAYMPKNGEGNGYAFMENEEEDVIAKRIKNLSGGKSIGNFEATPLVDLPVTAYATIVGPDTKTPGTLTEPKQFNLMFHTFVGATGGDDNKAYLRPETAQGIFLNFKNVLDSSRVRVPFGIAQVGKAFRNEVNPRNFIFRSREFEQMEMEWFCHPSEAKMWRDFWFAERQKFWTAIGLVSENVRMRDHDKDELSHYAKEGLGTADIEYRFPFTAPGFGELEGIAHRCNFDLTQHQKHSGVKMEYTDPMDPKNKFIPDVIEPAAGLTRGVLALLCEAYTPDPNRPSGVYLNLHPALAPKKAAILPLTAKDQHPVIATKLYMDIRNEFAVDLDIKQNIGKRYARQDEIGTPYCFTIDDQTVADQTVTVRERNTMSQERIGLDHVAEYLRKNIRSV; from the coding sequence ATGTCTGTTGCTCAAGAAAAAACAACCGCAGAAATCGCCAATTCCGTAAAGGATATGAAGGAAATCGTCGCCCTGTGCAAACGCCGTGGCTTCGTCTTCCCCGCATCCGACATTTATGGCGGCCTGAACGGTTTTTGGGATTACGGCCCGTTGGGCGTTGAGCTGAAAAACAATTTGCGCGATTTGTGGTGGAAATGGATGGTCACCTGCCCGCCCGTTGGCCCGGATGGTCAACCGGTGGACATCGTCGGCATCGATTCCTCCATCATCCAGAACCCGAAAACATGGGAAGCATCCGGCCACGTTGGTGGTTTTTCCGACCCGATGGTGGATTGCCGCGAAACCAAATTGCGGTATCGCGCCGACCATTTGATCGCATACATGCCGAAAAACGGCGAAGGCAATGGTTATGCCTTCATGGAAAATGAAGAAGAAGATGTGATCGCCAAGCGCATCAAAAACCTGTCCGGCGGCAAGAGCATTGGCAATTTCGAAGCCACGCCGCTGGTCGACCTGCCGGTTACGGCCTACGCCACTATCGTTGGTCCGGACACGAAAACACCGGGTACATTGACCGAACCGAAACAATTCAACCTGATGTTCCACACCTTCGTCGGCGCCACGGGCGGCGATGATAACAAGGCGTATCTGCGCCCGGAAACGGCACAGGGCATCTTCCTGAACTTTAAAAACGTGCTGGATTCCAGCCGCGTGCGCGTGCCGTTTGGTATTGCGCAAGTGGGCAAGGCCTTCCGCAACGAGGTCAACCCGCGCAACTTCATCTTCCGTTCCCGTGAATTTGAACAGATGGAAATGGAGTGGTTCTGCCACCCGAGCGAAGCCAAAATGTGGCGCGATTTCTGGTTCGCGGAACGTCAAAAATTCTGGACCGCGATTGGCTTGGTCAGCGAAAACGTCCGCATGCGCGACCATGATAAAGATGAATTGTCCCACTATGCGAAGGAAGGTCTGGGCACCGCCGATATTGAATATCGCTTCCCCTTCACCGCGCCGGGCTTTGGCGAGTTGGAGGGCATTGCCCACCGTTGCAATTTCGATTTGACGCAGCACCAGAAACATTCCGGCGTCAAAATGGAATACACGGACCCGATGGACCCGAAAAACAAATTCATTCCGGACGTTATTGAGCCGGCCGCCGGCTTGACCCGTGGCGTTCTGGCCCTGCTGTGCGAAGCCTATACCCCGGACCCGAACCGTCCGTCCGGCGTGTACCTGAACCTGCACCCGGCACTGGCCCCGAAGAAGGCCGCCATCCTGCCGTTGACGGCGAAGGATCAACACCCGGTCATCGCCACGAAACTGTACATGGATATCCGCAACGAATTTGCGGTTGATCTGGACATCAAACAAAACATCGGCAAACGCTACGCCCGTCAGGACGAAATCGGCACGCCGTATTGCTTCACCATTGATGACCAAACGGTTGCCGATCAGACCGTAACGGTGCGTGAACGCAACACAATGTCGCAGGAACGGATTGGCTTGGACCATGTGGCCGAGTATCTGCGGAAAAATATCCGCAGCGTTTAA